Genomic window (Ostrinia nubilalis chromosome 20, ilOstNubi1.1, whole genome shotgun sequence):
GTAAATTGTTATGGTAAATTGTTTAAGTATGTATGAGATGTGATTGCTCCCTAAATGTCAGTAGGCCTGCTTAGTAAAACAACTGAACTATGGCTCAGAGGTTGCGGATCGGATCCCACTGGGGACAAAATTGATAGTGGTATGTAGATACTCGTAGTTACCCTTAGAATATTCATCGTTTGGAGTATACTTATACATTatttatgcccgtattcacaaacgatgcttgcttaagtagagctctgtgattggtcttgtgtcaccctgtgcatccacgcgcactgtgtgtgagacctcataataagtTTGAGAATACGGGGTTAGTCACTTATCGTTGCTATATTATTCTGGTATCTATGATCTGGTCCTCTGAATTAAGTGAGTGAGCCTAAGGCTGACTTGCATCATTTCGTTGATCATTGAGTTTAACCGTAacgtaactataactttaacccgtgtttttgtatggagtttgactgacttttgatgtttattaaagtttaagtaagatggtgcagtgCAAACCCAGGGTAACTTTTTGAGCAACAGAAAACGAAGGAGATGAAGGATTACATTTGATAttgctaataaataattatgatggcaTTTCCAAAACTAGCATACACACAACTGCTGTAATCTAACAtaactaatcatcatcatcatttcagccataggacgtccactgctaaacgtaggcttcccccaatgatttccacaatggccggttggtggcggcctgcctCCAGCGCCTTCCCATATTATATTTAATACGTTAACAATAACAATTTGCACCTGGACATCAAGGCATACCATGACTCAGTTACCAGACTGTCGATGGTTCTAATACAAATACGAGTAAGTAGCTAGTAACTACTGCGGTTTGCAATTTAGCTCATAATTGAACCGCAGTAATCGCCGTTATAGATAATTGAGCTGCCCTGGAAAACCTGGGCGAAGCTATTACTGGTTATTAGGTTTACATAACCTATCTAGTTATTGGAGATGAGGTTGGGGTGTAAACGACGAGTTGGGAAAATAGAGTTCAGATGCTTTTGAGTTGAAGTCAAGAATGAAATGAACTATTTTTACACTTTCTTATTTTcaggttttaaaatttaattaaatacctatgTACCTACTCTGTAAAAAAATAACGTTAACTGGAAAATTTTACTGTACAAGTAAGCTTAGCAATAAAATTGTGAAACTCGATTTTGACTCAAGTTTGTAGGTAACTgtttgaatttaatatttattttaccaatcaCAGGCTTGAATCTAGTTTTGGACATTGTGTCAGAATACGCGCCTAGATAATCTGGCCTGAAATGGCGAAAATCATTTATAtatgtttgaaaattataaataaaaaatcgaactgcctaaggcgggaattgaacccacgacatTTCTATATACTTATTTAGGTAAGAGTGTACACAACGTCGCTATAAAGATGTTTTACAGTATTTATACAAGACATTTCTTCAATCCGATAAGGTGGCAATTTTGATTCGCCTTTACCCAAGCCCTGCGGCATGTCAACGGCTTATGTACGTAAATTGGTGTGAAACTGTGCAAGAAAATTGCGCAGGCGACTTTCCTACGCCCTAGCCGACAGTGAAAACAATTGATTTTCGACCAGAGAAAGTTGTCTTCAAATGCTACGTGCGGCTCAAATTTGGGCTCAATGGCGCGGTTTTAGGGAGAAAATTTTGCATGGGTTATGGTTCGATGTGGATTTCTATTATCGTAGGGCTCCCACGGCAATATCGTTTTGCGGGATCCATTAATCTCGCAAAACTGGATGTGAACACACATGTGTATTTAAATTCGAAtcacaaattcgaacggatcggttttttgcgggacattacaaacgggatgttcgtgtgaacgttaatattaaaacacgtattcTACTAACCTACCGTTAACTAACCGTTTTTTGCTGGAAAGTAACCCTTTCcagcaaaaaacgggatgtttcCGTGGGAACAAGCTCTTAGTAACTAGACGCAGCGATCAATGGATCCCCAATGGGGGACCAAAACTTTTAACTCTACAAATGTCGCTTCTTTGACTATGCAAAATTTTAGTTGCCAAATAATTGTATTTAATCtaaatttaacaatttaaaaaatatataaatgttATTACAGTTTTCCGCGCTGAAAGAagtaaaagagcttttttaaCCCTTTATAGGACGGCCCATACAAAGTGGCCAGTAAACTGGACAGTCACTTTACGGCCGATAATTCAATGATTTTTGTAACAATGTTGAACCTTATGATCATAAACGATTGCCAATAAAGCACACTGGCCTAGAAACGAGCCAGCGCTCAAGGACGTCCCACGCAATCAAAAATTCGCGCTCTTTTTTAAGGTGGCCTGTCAACTGGCCACTGTGCACACCCGTACTAGTACTTGCTGCCATTGCAAGCAGACGATACATATTTCCGAGTGTAGTTCAATGTAAAAACATGTCTTCGTAAAGAAgatgagtaaaataataatgttatagtatATACTTTATCATCACGtgaaaatataaaagaaaaccgtaaaataaacatgttatttttgcaattaaaaacAGACTAGTGTGTTGAAAAAGCCTTATGTAGAAATTACACATGTGAATTTGAGGTGGTctcatatttatatattttgatttttacacACAAATTATATCGTTTTATACagagtatattattattttttataatacaataacataataagCCCAAATATACGGGTTCGGTAGTTATACCCCATAATTATAACtttttaggtattttttcatacaaaattatgtatatttgtggataatgtatataataatcctgagtttattgagttttcattcacgtttttttattttataacataatattgtctctaaattattatttaatgtttaatttagttgacaaaacttttaattttgtttgtttcatgttatttttggctcagaagaagaaatacaatcattttatttgatactttgttgaatattatgtttttaggcTATTTAAAGATTGATAACTAAATACGCAatcattttatttagtttaatatgttatttacataaaaataaccggttttttttataagtgtCCAGTTTACTGGCCAGTGATTTCACAGGAATAGTGGTGATTTTAGTGATGCAGAACGGTCAGTGGTCAGTATACTGACCACTAGTTTTTTTGGATTTTCTCGTAAAATATCTAGTttctgataattttattaatacatgttgttataaataacgCTATAGAATATATATCCACTTAGAAATATAGCGAATTCAAAAAAAAGTTAGGGTGTGCGTTAAAGggttaaaagcctacttgcataataaatgattttgaatttgaagtgGCAAAGAAGATCCCatatcttattttaaaaaatttaaactcTGATCCTAAATCCATATCTCTTCACCATCAAATCGTTCATGTCATATTACGAAGCATTAACCATAATTTATCGTCGTAATCAAATCATCAACAATATAACGATCGGTCTTATAGTCCTATTCATTCGCCTCAAATGGTGTTATCACTGATGCTATCAGCATTGTGAATGAACGATGTGGTCCTTGCACTTTCTCTCATTGTGCCGAACAGTATGGTGAGGAAAGTTACGGGCTATTTAATACTGGACAAAAGATATGAGTTATTTAACGTTACTTCGTTACAAAACATTATATCGGTGGTAAAGGGAATTTATACAACACGTGGACTTATAGCATAATGTTATGAAAGTAACGTTTACAAATGCACATGTAGTTAAACCAAGTTGAATATTTTATCCCTTTATAATAGTTACATGCGCGTTGAAAGCTAGTTTAGTTATAGTGACGTTAAGTATGGatatgtgtaaaaaaatattgatcaaCATGCGTGTAGTATAATATAACCTAAATAAGTATAACCTAGTTGTTATAGTTGtggcaattcacgaaggcgggTGTGCTTAatatgtgtggtggctcgctactgttcgtttttcaaaagtgtacacgtacacatacaagtaaagctcactggccttcgtgagttgcaagaactaccTATACATTCTTACTTGCCCATGTTACCTTAGTGTAGTTAGAGTTAGAATACCATGAAGGTATATGAGGGGAAAACTTTTTTACTAAAGGTTAACTGTAGGATTGCAGAAAGATAAGCATTTTGCATCTGCTTGACACAATAGCTAATAAGTTTTTAATACTGTCcatgttaaaaatattacatgaaTGAATAAACACATATGTACCAAGACTCTATGTTCTCATGGTATAGTATTTATCGTCAAGTTATAATAAAGTCATAGCCATATGTACGTGTTCAGGAAGTGGATAATCGCACGTTTGACTTGTGAGTCACAGGTTTTGAGAATCGACGCTTCGCATATAAACTTACATACTAATATGATACATGTTACTTCAGTTTAAGGTCCAATATACATTttagttaggtaggtaggttacCAGCATGCAATTTACAAGAATCTGTATATTCAAAACTGCATATTGGTAGTCTTTTAAATGCATTACGAGGACAAATCGAAATCGAAGGAGTTTCCTGCTTATTCCGATGTTCAATATCGAGCACGTAAACTCGGATTTGCATAGAAATCGATATTTGATTCTGTTTCCGTACCGCCAGACGTGCTGGCAACTGGCAACACCGTACAAATGGCATATAAGTCGAAATTATTAAGTAAAATTTGCACTACGCACATTTGAAATTAAGTTAAATTTAATAGTGACAGGAATTTACAGGGAAAGGAATTGGGGATAATTAGCTAACTCTGATAAATTGTTTCGGCTCAttcaaactgttttttttacctTTAATTAATTTGGATACGTTGAGCTTTGAGTATCATTTCACCACATTTTATAATCTTAATACAGTTTAATAAAGACCTACTCTACTATTTTTTAAAGACTACCCGTTTTGAAGAAACTAATTTTTCGTTAACATTGTAATACTTGTCGAATCTagaatatcaataaaaatatgtttacttactttttatttgttgttttgtCAGTTGTTTAATTCCTCATTCTCCTTCATTCCAGGACCGCCCTGGCAAAGAGCAGACGCCGTACAGAGAGGGCACAAGCCCTCACACACCAACATGTGACCACCGAAGCGCCGACCAAAACACAAACCCTCTTCAAATTCATGAGTCTCCCAAGATTACatgattaagaatatttattGTACTATAATAACGAATCTAGTCGCCACAGCACTTTTTAACACGAAGCAACTTTAGACTGTATTTTAAAAGGGTAAAGTCGATAATTGAACGATTGTCGAACTAGTACAAAGATTAAGGAGTTGAGAGAGTACAAAAGGAACACTAACGTCGATTTAGAAGTAAATTGAACATCTTAGAAGTTCCTGCACACAAGAGCCAAAATGTCTACGAGTAAGTTTACCTTTATTATCATGATGAGTGTTTACTATTAGTTGTTAAAAAACTTCATGAAACATATAActgtttttataaaactttctCCGGGCTTCTAATGGGACACCTTAAATCCATTGGGCATTGTCAGACACCTTTAATAAAAGCTTACAATGTCTGACACCAGAAGGTTTTCCGAAATGACCTGAGTTGGTTCAAGCTACACTGAATGAGAGTAAATTATACGCCAATAATTGCtgacaaaatcaaaattatattattttttactttttaacacTTCCTTCCCATTCAAGATTCTTCTTATCAATTCCAGGTTTCGAGCACTCAGCCATGAAGAGCAGCTTCTCGCTGTCGTCGCTGGGGACTGCGCCGGCGCCCCCTGGCGGCCGCTGCGACCAACTGGAGCGGCCGTACCACAGCCTCACTAAAAAGCGGTGAGTTTTGTTCTCCATTTGGTCAGAAAGTTCGCGTACTAGCAAGATTATAGAGCAGTGTCTCGCTGTCGTCGCAGGGGACTGTGCTAACTAGAGCGCCCGTACCATAGTCTCACTCAAAAAAAGAGGTGAGTTTTGTTCTCCATTTGGCCAGGAAGTCCGCGTACTAGCTACTAGACTATAGAGCAGTTTCTCGCTGTCGTCGCTAGGAACTGCGCTAACTGGAGCGGTCGTACCACAGCCTCACTTTTGTTCTCAATTGGGCCTGGAAGTACACTTACTAGCTAGACTATAGAGCAGTTTCTCGCTGTCGTCGCTGGGGACTGCGCCGGCCCCCCCTGGCGGCCGCTGCGACCAACTGGAGCGGCCGTACCACAGCCTCACTAAAAAGCGGTGAGTTTTGTTCTCCATTTGGTCAGAAAGTTCACGCACTAGCTAGACTATAGAGCAGTTTCTCGCTGTCGTCGCAGGGGACTGTGGTAACTAGAGCGCCCGTACCATAGTCTCACTCAAAAAAAGAGGTGAGCTTTGTTCTCCATTTGGCCAGGAAGTTCGCGTACTAGCAAGATTATAGAGCAGTTTCTCGCTGTCGTCGCTTGGGACTGCGCTAGGAGCGGTCGTATCACAGCCTCACTTTTGTTCTCAATTGGGCCTGGAAGTACacttactaaagcctggtccgtgagcacgtagaattttgtccactGACCCctagctatccatccttatcgctcgcgcgtaattatattgctgtcgcgactgtgcgactggcacccgcagtgagtgtgcgagcgcgatagcaacataattacgcgcgagcgataaggatgggtagctaggggtcattggacaaaattctacgtgctcacgaacCAGACTTATAGCTAGACTATAGAGCAGTTTCTCGCTGTCGTCGCTGGGGACTGCGCCGGCGCCCCCTGGCGGCCGCTGCGACCAACTGGAGCGGCCGTACCACAGCCTCACTAAAAAGCGGTGAGTTTTGTTCTCCATTTGGCCAGGAAGTCCGCGTACTAGCTAGACTATAGAGCAGTTTCTCGCTGTCATCGCTAGGAACTGCGCTAACTGGAGCGGTCGTACCACAGCCTCACTTTTGTTCTCAATTGGGCCTGGAAGTACACTTACTAGCTATGCTATAGAGCAGTTTCTCGCTGTCGTCGCTGGGGACTGCGCCGGCGCCCCCTGGCGGCTACAGCCTCACTAAAAAGAGGTATgtatagttttttaaatttttcacgTACCAGCCAGACAAcctgactattcccacctctcgttcctaccgctgcaactcctgtgtagccaggatctacagcttgaccgccaataaaaacccaaccagtgacaGTGAAGCTCGATGCagtcccggaggaaagttaaatTATCACTGAACTCGCAACGAAATTGAATCAGAAGAGCATAGGAGTTGGAAGTTAACAATGATTCGACTGCCCCCCAGCTCCATTAAAAAGAGGAAGAGTTTGTTCTGTTTTTCACGTACCTGCCAGACAGTAAGTTATCCCTAGGAACTACGCAACCTTCATTGGGTGGGTTTCATTAGAGGCCAAACTGTAAATCCTGGCTCTACAGGAATTGTGCTGCAACGGTGGGATAATGCCATACGAGATGAACTCTTGAGTTTCTAACGCtctcataaattatattattttctcaTTTTAATTGGGCGGAGAGAGAGATTGGGGCGCACTCTTAGCGCTTTCTCAAACTATCTCAAAACTCTGTCAGTCTCAggcacttttattattattttatgcctCATGGTAAAATTCCATGGCATTAGTAAAGTGATAACAGCGGATAATATAATCAATCTCATTTGTTATCTCTAACCCAATTTCACTGTATTACGTAGGTTCAGGTACCTCAGTTTAGTACCTAGGTAGTAAGTACTTACTATGAGTTTTGTAACTATTCTTTTGATTAACCATACTTCCATTAGTTATCTATTATCTTATCTGTCTGTTACCTTTTTAAGCCATAGcactgaatcgattttgatgaaatttctAACAGAGACCTTCGGAGATGACATCGAACACCCCACCGTGTGCCTCGTCAGCACAACCACGACCACTTTGTAAAGTGTCCGACTAAGAAGAAGTAACagagacattttacactacgcttctagtcccaaactaagcaaagcttaatatgggtactagactagacaacggatataaacatacttaaatacttttttttgtaaatacatacatattatacatagtaacacccagacccgacacagaaattaaaattcatcatttcaatttctgcccggcagggaatcgaacccgggacctctcggcatagtaggtAGTCCGTcccgaaaccactacaccaaacggccgacataacAAAGGATAGACTGATTgcatcccggtttttgaaagggtctttctgtgacagaccaaaTTTTATGCTGCGGTCACAACCTGGGTCCTTAcacttatttctttttatttgtatcttcttcttctttactCGACCAAAATTTCTTCAAGTGTAGAAatgtatgtttattttaattcattCCAGAAAGGAGCCATGCCGCGAAGCGTGGCGCCGGAGCTGGGGCTCCGCAGCGAGCGGcggcagcgccggagacgaccTGTGGCCGTTACTGCAGCACCACTACGACTACATCATGGACAACCAGATCATCGACACCTGCAAGGTAGCTCTTACTGCTTGGCAATAAGGCTCTCATTAGATAGGCGGCTAGGTGGCGAGCGGCGGCAGATGACATCTGCAAGGTAGCCCTTACTGCTAAGGTagctcttcatcatcatttcagccacaggacgtttactgctgaacatggtcctcccccaatgatttccacatcgcccgattGGTATAGGCCTGCACGGTCTTCCTGCTGCCTTATGAGGTCGTCACGtcgctgcattttccggtacatggcctccacccagaaccttgctgccccatcggcagtcagttctgcgtactaagcgccctgcccattgccacttcagcttgctaatccgtcgggctatgtcagcgactttagttcgttttcggatctcctcatttctgattcgatttcGTAAAGAAACGCAGAGCATAGCCCTTTCAGGTAGGTCTTACTGCTCGACAATAAGGTTATGTGGCTTTGTTTCGGTGTCAGGTGGTTACGATTTCACGCCTCAAAAGCTAAAACAATTTGACCACTTATTGATCTCTATCATGAAAATATCCATAATGTCCATTCCATAGCAACCGCCTTTTGTGACTGTTTTCCTAGACCACAATTACTTTCAAGGTGAGTCTTCACGGTCCACTCCTGAAAATAGATATTCTCTAACTGTATCCTTAGCAACCGCTTATTTTTCTGCCTGCCACTTTGCCCAAGTTGATTTGTCCTTAAACCACCTTCATTTTATCTAAATTAGTCACCTATTTGActtcaaaatatacattttCGTATCTCTGACTGCCGAAGTAAAAAGTCTGTCCATGGAGcatttacatttatttcagtaaaaaaagagatttaaataaaattttaatattttaattgcatAAATGGTAACGAAATCTATGCATCTCTTAAGagagatgctgtctaggatggtacatctgccctgtaagtgcctattcactttcGCCTTGAAAAGGATCATTTCTGCTCATTGATTAAGATCAGGCACTAggcaccaggtgcgattgcggtcaaatatctgccttgtcacgcataaaagaaaaagaaaggaACATGCCTGTTTTGTGTGTGAATTCTTCAATCATATTAATCCAAAATACATCTCTAGATACTATTAAGATATCAGATTTATATGCAACTAAGTATTAAATAATGAGGTCTCGCTCTTGTTTCCAGGAAGCAAACGGCGAATTGCTATCACACAATTCGTCAGCTTTACACCACGGGCCGCGGCTGCTGAACCCGACGTCAGGATTCAACCGGCAGTGGTCGCTGTCGCAGCTGCTCGCGGAGTTCGGCGAGCTGTGCCAGTGGCTCACGCACGTGCAGGAGGAGATCTACTCTAGTCCCGAGAACCTGTCCAGCAGGAAGCTTAGAATGGTGAGAACAAAAACTTCTACCTGCTTTAGGAAAGGAACCTATGTAGATGCTCCAGAAAACTCTAAGAACGCTAGGAGAAGATCCATTCTAGTTCTAGAAATTGATCCAGAAGGAAGCTGAGGATGGTAAGTGAACACGGAATTCCAGCTGGTTTTATTCTTCTGATGACTAGAGACACGATTATAGCATCGAAAGTGGAAGCTAAGTCTTTAAGTGCTTCTTTTTCCTCTTGTGTATGGGCTGGAGAAACCCTGATGTTAGAGGACGCTGTGCCTAGCCATCAAATCATCTATCGTCAGGTGGCATATGAGTTTTTTCTTTAGATGGTCTGATAATACTAGTCTGGTAGAAGCGTCAGGGTTCAACCAGCAGTGGTCGCTGTCGCAACTGCTCGCGGAGTTCGGCGAGCTGTGCCAGTGGCTCACGCACGTGCAGGAGGAGATCTACTCTAGTCCCGAGAACCTGTCCAGCAGGAAGCTCAGAATGGTGAGTGTACATGGAATTCCAGCTAGATTAAGTCTGGGACCCCTGAAGACACGGTAGAAACCAGTAGGAAAACAGGAGACGATCTATTCTAGCTTTGGTATATAGTCCAGCAGTAAGCTAAGGATGGTGAGTATATAAGAGATTCCTTATGGTCTCATTAGTTCTTAGAAAGAGACTTCTAAGACGCTAGAAAACAGTCAATCAGGAAAAGAACGAGCAGGCTCGTCTTTGagtgcttcttcttcttattgcGTATGGGCCAGAAACCCTGGTGTCAAAAGATGCTTTGTGAAGCCATCCAATCATGTCCATCGTCAGGTAGAACCAAAAGTTTTCGTCAGGTGATAAAGCAGCTCCTTCTGCAAATATTCTTCTTTCTGGCTTAATTGGGTGGTCTCTGGTAATGGTTATAGCCTCAGGGTTCAACCAGCAGTGGTCGCTGTCGCAGCTGCTCGCGGAGTTCGGCGAGCTGTGCCAGTGGCTCACGCACGTGCAGGAGGAGATCTACTCTAGTCCCGAGAACTTGTCCAGCAGGAAGCTCAGAATGGTGAGTCCAGAGTCATTAAAAATGGGACCTCTAAGGACACGCTAGAAACCAGTAGGAAGCAACACCACGAGAAACGAAACCGGTAAGAAAAGTAAGAGATGATCAGCATTTTTTTCTAGTCCTGGGAACCGTTCCAGCCAGAAGATGAGGAAGCCACCTTGTCTATACATTTAAGAACGCGACACCACTGGACACCCTAGAAGTGGGAGAACCAACAAAGCAGCAAGAGCTAGAGAAACCCTGATGTTGTCATGATTATTGGCTAATTAGTTATTGTTATGATACAATTGAAGAGGCTCAAAGCCAATACACCTACAATCGAGCAGGTTAGCATATAGTGCTCCTTTCTCTTCTAGAGTAAATATGCTGGTAAACTCCGATATTCATAAACACTAATCATCTGATGCTATGTATATCTGTCTATGGTATCCATCGCCAGAAACTTTTTCTGCAGTTTAAGTTTGTAAGCGGAATTTAACTAATTCAATTACTCCCTTTTTCAGAGTCGGATGTCGGAGTTGGTGTCAGTAGAGCCCCGACGAGCTAAGTTCATGGAGCAAGCCACCGCCATCTTGGAGAGGATACCAGAAGCAAGCGCGGAGGTAATaactctagttaaattaaataacaatataatTGCATTGGTTCGAAGTTATTAATTCTATTAGAGGTAATGTCCTCAACGAGACTCATTCATTACCGTAATGAATGAGTCTTCGAGGGTCTGAACTGTCTGAAGATCGTGAACCCTTATTGTTCCCTTATAGTGCTCGTTTCACGGCGGTCTTATTATGCTAAAACAATAGAAATATGagattttcatttcaaattaaattccaAAGATTCCGTTATCACCGAATAATTTGTGAAATCGATGTCCTGCCACGATGTctggtaaataataatattgtaatgtattttttaaggTAACATGGCGCATGGAACATCTGAACGTGAAGTGGGAGGGTCTCCGCCTGCTGCTGAGTCCTGAACAGCAGCATAGGGACGGAGATGGCTCCGACACTGTTGGTAAGCAGTAATAAATAGTTTTGTTTAGAATTTATTTCAAGAAATCGATAAATATATCACCCAgaactatagatgacccacgctgaactgtcccaccaaactcaatgacaggggggcgctaccatcgttcaactatatggtttccaacatggcaaaaatctgaaccagcgatccggtattgacggtggcgccccactgtcaatgtcatcgacaggacagtccagtattttggaactatacctcACTGTTTGATAGAGGCGCAGGTAACATCTAACTTTTTAGGTACTACTAGCGACATCTATGAACTGAATTCCGGTTGATTAGTTGTGTACAAAGTAGTTTAGCCAATGCGGCATAGATGGCGTTTTCATCACTAATGATAAATCTACAGTATATTACGAATAATCCAAAAGATGGCGCTGTCAACAATTGTTTTGTAATTTGATTGGATATAGGTGGCGCTAAAGTCGATTTCTGTGTGTTGGCGCCTGCCACCGCCGTAAACTGTGTCCCTAttcacctgaatgtctccaacttcctcattggccctagagcaattccaagtataccatcaataaaagcctaattagagtcatcaaacctctcagtcattcaattagagccattagaacttcataactatgagttgttttctgtgtgtaagctgaggacacgtgtccccagctgacacatctgtatcttcgtaaatatttatgctacgataatgtattatacctcaaaaattacagtcgaatccaaatagtaggctttccaattttcaagactttagctcaaatactgttaaaaccacgatcaaaaaactatgtgcgagctggagtaccgtgtctccagcttacacatctgtatctttgtaaatatttaagctacatcaatgttttatatctcataaattaaagtcgaataaaaaaacccgacttcaaatctttcaaagctttatctcgaaccgttttcaaactacgaaccgatatgtatgtgtaagctggtgacacgtaacacacggtggattattaaaaccgtataagttagagttgcgttttaaagatcaaataattcgttataattaaagtacacacgagacataatttcaaatctctaggcctcttagtttcagaattaaaagccaaaaactattttcccgccaaataattcaaataatgtgggtcgactgcgacgttgccgttccgtgcgtccactagagcagtcgaatttgaacctaaaaactagtaacgtttgaatcatttttatttgtagtttaaatcatttaatttcgattataagaattttagactaggagccggctgatttgtgtattgagtacctaataacctatattttataaataaataataataaataatggttgagtcccgggaaaggacgtaggatagattttatcccggtttttgaaatatgataaagattttcatcatcatcataaatcatctgaaaattataaataacttgaaaaaatcgagtattcgggtagccctagtgatactctacctctgggcttcggcttgacagtactttttgggaaaccttgtataTGTCGTTATGTTCGCTTATTc
Coding sequences:
- the LOC135081860 gene encoding uncharacterized protein LOC135081860 is translated as MDNQIIDTCKEANGELLSHNSSALHHGPRLLNPTSGFNRQWSLSQLLAEFGELCQWLTHVQEEIYSSPENLSSRKLRMVRTKTSTCFRKGTYVDAPENSKNARRRSILVLEIDPEGS